The Diorhabda carinulata isolate Delta chromosome 4, icDioCari1.1, whole genome shotgun sequence genomic interval AACCAGTTCTACTATATAGTGTATGATTGGTTGCCTCTCCTTACGGGTagaactaaatatttatatataatcaattatatttaaagTGATAAGAGAGTATCCAAAAAACAAGACGGTatcatgtatttttttatggagATTCCAAAATACAATCAGTTTTTGAGTTTGAGCAATGGTTTTCTTGACTTTTCTCCACTTTTCCTCacttaatgatttttttcggaGAAACTGTTTGCTTTTGAGGGATCCTCATACCAAATTACCCCCTCGTGCAAAATTCAGTTTATTCCATTCATGGTTGGTCAAAGTTCCACAatctgatttcaaaaatttaccttACCTTGCTTTcgcattcaaatatttatataaacccGTGAAATAATCTAACAACACAATAATGGTATTAACatttaattaaagaaaagtCTTATTGTAATGGTTCACAAAATATGTTGGTCCATTCATATTTACATCAAAGCATGAGTATGGTATTTTGTAACAGATCTCATGTTCTTATATCCTAAAACAATTAATACTAAAGATGACTAGAAAGATTCCCGTTAAGtttgttttactattttttttttatttcgagttaaaaataaataaatacgagAAGGAAACATTCAAAACCTCACAATTCCAAATTTTACCAAATCGAGTTAAGCACTGATGTAGGTAGATGTCTTTATGGCAAAAACTCTCAGAGCCCctttcaaattttgttgaagAACAAAGTTTCAAGCAAAACCTCATTTATTTTACTAgcagtttcaaacaaaaacgagCATGTCCATCAAACCAATAAGAAAAGGACCCGCTGGTCACGTGAACTGTCAATGTTGTTGTTTATGGCTTCACCAGTTTGTAGATTATGTTCTACAGTGTTTCGGTGTGCGAATTGCTTAGCTAGtgttttgatacaaaaatatgGAAGATATTGATTGTGGAAGTAGTGTATTAGTGAAAAGTACTTCAAAGCCTACCAAATGTGAAACTGCCAAAGACTTGAGACATTCTGGCTCTTCTTGCTGTAATGTTTTTACCCCGCCTTAACACAATACAAAGGTATTCTATTGTGTTAAATTGCGACTAATTGATGCTTTGGACGCAATTGACTGTGTCGTTCTTCTAAACAAACAATTACAAGATCAAACCTACAGTATTATATGGTAATGAATGTTGGATGATGTAAAACAAAGAGGAAAATAAGACAATTTGTTGGAGGGGTACTAGTGGAACAAGATGAGAGGAGAAGTGGTCAGGCAGAGGTCTATGTTGATTGGGGCATATAGCCAGAATGGAAGAAAACAACCATAGAAAAGAAGATCGATCAGCATACATGTGACTGCGACGAAGACGACTGTGCAATCcatatttaattcaaaactgAAGCAATGAgcaattatttgtagttttattaaagACTATTatcttttttaccatttttagcATAATAGGACTTTTCCATCTTCGTTACTCTTGAAAGttaaaacgtttttaaattaaagttgaTGTCTTAGAATTTGTATTTGGTTTTTTTGCTGTTAAAATAAACTATTCTAAGTgcattttgttattgtttagcCCCATTTACATAGTTCATTTATTAATACGAATTTCATTCAAAACTATTTCAGTCCCATGCAAACTCAAACAAAACCTCGCATGTccaaaatttaaacttaaatattaGATAGGAAATGTCTCAATTGAAGGACATGTGGGGTTTTAAGTGTTACCTCGTCATATCATTACtacaatcaataaatatttatacagtgCTTTTGATTATATGccaatcaaattaatatatttcaaggAATTAATTTCAATCAATTGAAAACCTCTATCTGCTCTTAAATGCGTGTAATCTGACTTTCCACCATCCCCATTTTGTACTGTTGACTCAGTGACTTCGTCGAATGAACAAGTGCCAGTACCGTGAAAGTGAAGTGAACTCAGGTGTCAGTACGGCTATTTCTTGGCGACCAAAGAAAGGATGGAGACAGCTATAATCACAACTTATATACAGAAGGTTGTTTATCAAactaaaatcgtttttattttatttaccttTTCGCCtctactaaaaattttattttcttgactCAAGTTGTTTTTGAAATGACCTCGCAATTTTTTGTCATATGGCATTATTGTGCTTCTTTGGACtcaaaattaaatgataagaaattaatttgaattacaatttaagtaataataattgtgattTTATTGTGAGTAGAAAGCATttatttagtcaaaaaattCAGTTTGGTTCTTATCTTTGCTTCATAAGGCAAAGCCATAACCCATTTCCTTAGCCCGATTAATACTACCGAGCACAGAACTAACATAGCTCCACCTatagaaaatttgtttgggatttcattaaaaaaaattacctgcCATATGAAAGCAAAAACAATATCACTGCTTCTAGCTATAGCAACAGGACCAGCCTGCTCCATTTGTAAAGCTAACGTTAGTAGAATTTGtcccataaaactgaaaattgcCAGTGCTACTATAAGATATCTATCCATACCACAAGGTGGCATGCACAATGCTCCCAATAAGATAGTTATTATAAAACACTGAACGAAAGCGAAAGCTCCAAAATTAGTCATGATTACTGAAAAATGTATCCCTTTAAGAGCACGTAATAGAACATAGGCATTGGCCCCAAATAATGTAGCCGAAAAAGCCGCAACTGCTCCCCACATTTCAGTCTTCTGTCCGTTATCACCAAGTGAATTCACAGTATCTCCCAACAATAAGGGAGGTCTAGTAATCAGAACAACTCCAATTAGAGTGAGTATAACTGAAACAACATTAAATAACCCACAGGGTTCTTTTAAGAACATCCTGGCGAAAATACCTGTAAAAACAGGCACAGAAAAAACTATAACTGAAGCATCTGCGAGAGGCATGTGGCGGAATGCATAGAAACTCAATACCAAAGATACTGTACCAGTTAATGATCTTAAAAGCAACATAATACGTTTTCCTTTTGGAAAAACTGTTTCTTctctataaattattattggtaTTGCTGGTAGGAGTACTCCCAAATAACGGTAAGCAGCTAAAGCCATCGGATGCACGTCGGTCATCCATTTAACAATTACAGAAcatagtgaaaaaaataatgaacttaacGTTGCTAAGATTAATCCTAGATAGGGGCAATGGCAACATGGTCTTGAATCCGGAATTTTATACTCCTCTTCGAGTTCCTCATCAACGAGCTGCTGCAGTTCTACGTTCTCTGACATTATTTCGTTTCTAAAAagattgttttcattttcatttgctaaaatttaaattaaacaatACCTTTGAGGGTCTCTTAGGAGTCATAAAGTTACAAAATCAGTCTTATATTCAGTTTCTAATACTGAGATTTTACATTACGGtttgaataaatcatttttaacttattttgtatttttaatcaCTGCATGATTCCGAATTGCgacatttttgtcaaatttaaaaattgatttgttttggTTTAGGACTGGTCCATAAATAGCAGTTTTTCGCGAATCGTAACGTGATATTACGTAAAAATTTAATGGATGTAAAGCTCAATTAAAAAAGACccttaaatataaataattacctAATATTACgtattaattttgattctctagttatatttaatttattcgcTAAATGAAATACTGTTATTAAGTTATGAAAAAAGTACTAGTAGTGGTACGAACTTTTTTGATACTCGTGATGTCACAGATTTGaatgaaacttttttgta includes:
- the LOC130893124 gene encoding solute carrier family 35 member G1, encoding MSENVELQQLVDEELEEEYKIPDSRPCCHCPYLGLILATLSSLFFSLCSVIVKWMTDVHPMALAAYRYLGVLLPAIPIIIYREETVFPKGKRIMLLLRSLTGTVSLVLSFYAFRHMPLADASVIVFSVPVFTGIFARMFLKEPCGLFNVVSVILTLIGVVLITRPPLLLGDTVNSLGDNGQKTEMWGAVAAFSATLFGANAYVLLRALKGIHFSVIMTNFGAFAFVQCFIITILLGALCMPPCGMDRYLIVALAIFSFMGQILLTLALQMEQAGPVAIARSSDIVFAFIWQVIFFNEIPNKFSIGGAMLVLCSVVLIGLRKWVMALPYEAKIRTKLNFLTK